Genomic window (Dyadobacter fanqingshengii):
TACTGACTCCTCCATACTCAGCTGATAAGTGCATGGTGCTAAAAGGTATGGCCGGGTAAGAGGTTTCTTTTAATTTTGTTGGATTGTATTTTTTGACAAATGATGGCAACCCTCGGTCCCAGTCGGCGGCAGTGAATTTGTCGTTGAACAATGCGTAACAGTGCGTGCTGCCATTGGTATTATCAAAAGGCTGGTCTTCGGGTCGGGAACCTAGCTGTTCTTTAACAGATCCCCATGCAGCTATAATTGAATAAGCCAGATCAGTATTATCCTTATAATCAGCAAATACACCGACCACTCGCGCGGGAATCCGGGCATCCAGTTGAACGGTCCGGCCTATGACGTTAGTAGTTGTACCAAAACACTTGCGGGCCATCTCAGCGCTCATCACCACTGTCCCCGGCTCACGTAGGGCATCCGGCCCACCAGACAACCAGGTGTAGTCGAAAATGCTGAAATAGGACGGTTCAACAAATGCACCGTTGTGATTTTTGTCCTTTATTTTCTTATCTGCCTGATTTGCGACAGGTATTGCTACCAGCGGTGAATACCACTCTTCTAGCATTGAAATATGTTCAATTCCTGGATAGTCGTTTCGTACCGCCTGGCCGAACGGATAGGGGATGCCTTGAATGTTGAACTCATTGGTAGGCGAGGTAAACCGGGATGTAAACTGGTAGATCCGATCGTAATTACGGTGGTGACGGTCGGTCTGGTAATGGTATCGAACAAGTGCGAAAATTAGCAACGCACAACCTATGCCCAGTGCTAAGCCGGTTATGTTAATGACTGCGTACGCGCGATTTTTGTGCAGATTACGCCATGCGATTTTGATATAGTTTAGCACCATAATGTAAAACGTTGAATCATTGTCAAGTCTGTCAAGCAACTTCCCCCCTTAAAGCTCAATTTTTATACCACAAGGTCAGAAATGGCTTACAGTAAGCAGGAGCAATTATTTGATCTGATTGACTGTGCGATTTCGGACATCTATGTTCACTGCCAAAATTCTCACACATGGCGGCCATTTACTTTGACAATCCCCGGAGATGCTTATACATTTCACTGCTCAGGAAATACTAAATAGTACCTTTTCAAGTACGCACTTGGTGTTCATTCAAAGCGGTCAATTGAATATGCAAATATTCGGTGGATGAGATACATTCCAGGTGATCTTTCTTTTTGCCAAATGGCAAATAATTCCATTTTGAATGAGAGCAACTTTGTCTTGTCAAACATCAATAATCGAAAAATGAAAAAGACAGTTTTAATAACAGGAGCCTCGGCAGGAATTGGAAAGGCTACGGCAATATATTTGGCTCAAAATGGCTACAATGTTTACGGTGCGGCGCGCAGAATAGAAAAAATGCAAGATTTGAAGGGATATGGAATAAAACCGATTTCTTTGGACGTTACCAGCGAGGAAAGTCTCGTCGCGTGTATTGAACAGATCGTAATGGAAGCTGGAAGCGTAGATATTCTAATTAACAATGCGGGTTCGGGCTATTATGGTGCATTGGAAGACATGTCGATATCCGATGCTAAATATCAGATGGAGGTAAATCTATTTGGTGTTGCCCGCCTGATCCAATTGGTGCTGCCATCAATGCGGAAAAATAAGTTTGGGAAAATCGTAAATATTTCATCGGTGGGTGGTAAGATAACATTGCCAATGGGCGGATGGTATCATGCAAGCAAATTCGCGATTGAAGGTTTGAGCGATGCACTTCGTAAGG
Coding sequences:
- a CDS encoding oxidoreductase — its product is MKKTVLITGASAGIGKATAIYLAQNGYNVYGAARRIEKMQDLKGYGIKPISLDVTSEESLVACIEQIVMEAGSVDILINNAGSGYYGALEDMSISDAKYQMEVNLFGVARLIQLVLPSMRKNKFGKIVNISSVGGKITLPMGGWYHASKFAIEGLSDALRKEVKSFGIDVIVVEPGGTKSEMVGLGTDYMMKVSGKTAYGQLAKGVGKMYAKIEKDAAEPIVIAKLIKEGIETNNPKTRYVGASGAKLMLFFRKVLSDKLFDKMVMSQMK